A genomic stretch from Mycobacterium paraterrae includes:
- a CDS encoding acyltransferase family protein gives MIAAAATHFRKGCRPMASAPVVTTTDASPSRAAASPRAGVFAHNPSLDGLRAIAVLLVVIEHASVMLLARNSWLVFGRVGVGIFFVLSGYLITSLLLGEREHRGRISLRDFYIRRALRIWPLYYAVLLLQLIVLLHVDSLPWGEMWVSTDSSKYSAFGHVWWSYLIFAQNYFSDVRHYVTLGLGVYWSLAIEEQYYLVWPLILIALTSSRVRWRWAVPAFLLGAIALSFILRALTIEGHLRATGGGVEWMTHTNIFGLAVGSLLAWSRWDRIRHGGPARGGGGFGATLAWVTVAALVLSRTFPAVLAGWEIKLPYFDYYDPLLLSVATAAIIDYVAAGGAIWSPLRWWPMVHIGRVSYGMYLLHPLVLGVAVHVSSKENRSGWVALGVFLIATVGVATASYELFEKRILRLKRRFSHVPSRGTEPPPPLLQRT, from the coding sequence GTGATCGCGGCAGCCGCAACTCATTTCAGAAAGGGGTGTCGTCCTATGGCATCAGCCCCCGTGGTAACGACGACCGACGCCTCGCCGTCCCGAGCGGCCGCTTCGCCGCGGGCCGGGGTCTTCGCTCACAATCCCTCGCTCGACGGTTTGCGCGCGATCGCAGTGTTGTTGGTCGTCATCGAACACGCCAGCGTCATGCTGCTGGCGCGGAACTCGTGGTTGGTTTTCGGCCGCGTCGGTGTGGGCATCTTTTTTGTGCTGTCGGGTTACCTGATCACGTCGCTGCTGCTGGGCGAGCGTGAGCATCGGGGGCGGATTAGCCTGCGGGACTTCTACATTCGACGAGCACTGAGGATCTGGCCGCTGTACTACGCTGTGCTGTTACTCCAGCTAATCGTACTGCTTCACGTTGACTCGCTGCCCTGGGGCGAGATGTGGGTGTCCACCGACTCGTCTAAATACTCTGCCTTCGGCCATGTGTGGTGGTCCTACCTGATATTCGCGCAGAACTACTTCTCCGATGTGCGTCATTATGTGACCCTTGGCCTCGGCGTGTACTGGTCGCTTGCCATCGAGGAGCAGTACTACCTCGTCTGGCCTTTGATCCTTATCGCCTTGACCAGTAGCCGGGTGCGCTGGCGGTGGGCTGTGCCGGCCTTCCTTCTCGGCGCGATCGCATTGTCGTTCATCCTGCGCGCGTTGACAATTGAGGGCCACCTCCGCGCGACCGGTGGCGGCGTCGAGTGGATGACACACACGAATATCTTTGGCCTGGCGGTGGGGTCGCTGTTGGCGTGGAGCCGCTGGGATCGCATTCGGCACGGCGGACCGGCACGCGGCGGCGGTGGTTTCGGCGCGACCCTCGCCTGGGTCACCGTCGCAGCACTCGTACTGAGCCGGACGTTTCCTGCGGTGCTTGCTGGTTGGGAGATCAAGCTGCCATATTTCGACTACTACGACCCGCTTCTGCTCTCCGTCGCCACGGCAGCGATCATCGACTACGTTGCGGCGGGGGGAGCGATCTGGTCGCCGCTGCGGTGGTGGCCGATGGTCCACATCGGACGCGTGTCCTACGGCATGTATCTGCTCCACCCGCTCGTCCTGGGTGTTGCTGTCCACGTCAGCTCAAAGGAGAACCGCTCGGGCTGGGTCGCGCTGGGCGTCTTCCTCATCGCGACTGTCGGAGTGGCTACGGCGTCGTATGAGTTGTTTGAGAAGAGGATTTTGCGTCTTAAGCGGCGCTTCTCGCATGTCCCGTCGAGAGGAACCGAGCCGCCACCACCGCTGCTCCAACGTACATAG